The Jannaschia sp. M317 DNA segment GACCGGCAAGAAGGTCATCATCGTCGACGATATCTGCGACACCGCCGGAACCCTGTGCAAGGCGGCTGATGTGCTGGTCGACGCGGGCGCGACCGAGGTTCACGCCTATATCACCCACGGCGTTCTCTCGGGCCCCGCGGTGGAACGGATCACGAATTCGCAACTCAAGAGCCTGGTCATCACCGACTCGATCAACCAGCCGCAGCCCGTGCTGGATTGCGCGAACATCCGCATCGTGCCGACCGCGCCGATGCTGACCCAGGCGATCCTGAACATCTGGGGCGGCACCTCTGTGTCGTCGCTGTTCGACACCACCACGCTGGAACCGATCTATGAGCCGCTCTATCCCGGCTTGGCACTGGGCCAGACCGGCTGAGCCGACCCGGCCGAGGCGTCAGTCCCAGACCGACAGCAGCAGGGCGATAGGGGCCAGGAACACGAACCAGATGCAAAACAGCATCGCCCAATAGCCCCCCTGCGCCCAAAGCCGCGCCTCCAGGTCTTCGGGGTCGCTTTTGGGCATCGTCCCACCGGTACGCCGCGCATGGTCCGCGCCCGCCTCGACGGCGGCGCGGGCGCGCGCCATCTCTGCCTCCAGGCGGCTGCGGTGAAAGGCGGTGGTGTCCTGTGCAATCATGCTCGTCTCCCTGTTGTGCAGGGCGAGAGGTGGGGCGCGGCGGCCCCAAGTCCAACAATTCCGCTATCCGCCCCCGGTCGAAGGCGCTAAGCCGCCGGAATGAGTGATTTCGAGATTTTCCTGATGGCCCCGCCCGGCCTGGAAACCGTGCTGGCCGAAGAGGTCCGCGCCAAGGGCTTTGCCACCCCCACCGTGGTGCCCGGCGGCGTCACGATCCAGGGCGGCTGGCCCGAGGTGCGGCGCGCCAATCTGGTGCTGCGCGGGGCCGGGCGGGTGACCGCGCGGATCGGTGAATTCCGGGCCTTTCACCTGGCGCAGCTGGACAAGCGCGCGCGCAAGTTCCCCTGGGGCGATGTTCTGCGCCCGGACGTGCCGGTCCGGGTCGAGGTCGCGACCAACCGCAAGTCGAAGATCTATCACGCGGGCGCGGCGCAGGAACGCATCGAACGCGCCATTTCCGAGGAATTGGGTGCCCCAATCGACCCCAAGGCCGCCGTCACCGTTCGGGCGCGGATCGACGACAACCTGGTGATCCTCAGCATCGACACCTCGGGCGAACCTTTGCACAAACGCGGCCACAAACAGGCCGTGGGCAAGGCCCCGATGCGCGAAACCATGGCCGCGATGTTCCTGGCCGCCTGCGGCTATACCGGGCGCGAAACGGTTGTGGATCCGATGTGCGGGTCCGGCACCTTCGTGAT contains these protein-coding regions:
- a CDS encoding class I SAM-dependent RNA methyltransferase, which codes for MSDFEIFLMAPPGLETVLAEEVRAKGFATPTVVPGGVTIQGGWPEVRRANLVLRGAGRVTARIGEFRAFHLAQLDKRARKFPWGDVLRPDVPVRVEVATNRKSKIYHAGAAQERIERAISEELGAPIDPKAAVTVRARIDDNLVILSIDTSGEPLHKRGHKQAVGKAPMRETMAAMFLAACGYTGRETVVDPMCGSGTFVIEAAEIAAGLHPGRARAFAFELLAGHDADAWAAEKDQPPAPLPDLRFYGSDRDAGSFGAARANADRAGLGALCSFEKIPVSDLTAPDGPPGLVIVNPPYGGRIGDKKPLYGLHGALGQTLKTRFQGWRVGIITSEASLAHATGLPFADESAPVAHGGLRVRLYRTDPL